A portion of the bacterium genome contains these proteins:
- a CDS encoding CDP-diacylglycerol O-phosphatidyltransferase produces the protein MALPRNLPLIYILPNAFTLLGMCVGLSAIRFALAGSWEKAVAAIIVAAVMDGMDGRLARLLKATSNFGAQLDSLSDFVNFGVVPAIVMYLWSLEQINRVGWAMSIFYIVCCAIRLARFNSKLDAPDPYPFSNRFFTGMAAPMGASISVILMVLNFEYDVEWGQNPWIAGFYFLFIAFLMASRIPTFSIKRLTIRRDYVMQFTVLAGLLVVMLTIEPWGTLLAIGIGYMVSILFSSISFWRLKRQYEAGK, from the coding sequence ATGGCCCTGCCGCGCAACCTCCCGCTGATCTACATACTGCCCAACGCCTTCACGTTGCTCGGCATGTGCGTGGGCCTGTCGGCCATTCGGTTTGCGCTGGCGGGCAGCTGGGAAAAGGCCGTGGCGGCCATCATCGTTGCCGCCGTCATGGATGGCATGGACGGCCGCCTGGCCAGGCTGCTGAAAGCCACCAGCAATTTCGGCGCGCAGCTGGATTCGCTGTCGGATTTCGTCAATTTCGGCGTGGTGCCCGCCATTGTCATGTATCTCTGGAGCCTGGAGCAGATCAACCGCGTCGGCTGGGCCATGTCCATTTTCTACATCGTCTGCTGCGCCATCCGTTTGGCCCGCTTCAACAGCAAGCTGGATGCGCCCGATCCCTATCCCTTCTCCAATCGCTTCTTCACCGGCATGGCCGCGCCCATGGGCGCTTCCATCAGCGTCATCCTGATGGTGCTGAATTTCGAATATGATGTGGAATGGGGCCAGAACCCCTGGATCGCAGGCTTTTATTTCCTCTTCATCGCTTTCCTTATGGCCAGCCGCATCCCGACCTTTTCCATCAAGCGCCTCACCATCCGGCGCGATTACGTGATGCAGTTCACCGTGCTGGCCGGGCTGCTGGTGGTGATGCTCACCATTGAGCCATGGGGCACGTTGCTGGCCATCGGCATCGGCTACATGGTGTCCATCCTGTTCAGCAGCATTTCCTTCTGGCGGCTCAAGCGTCAATATGAAGCGGGCAAATAG